A genome region from Aurantiacibacter sp. MUD61 includes the following:
- the ruvX gene encoding Holliday junction resolvase RuvX, with the protein MATRALITENAAEFRDALPDGGVLLGLDLGTKTIGIATCDAGWSFATAGKTLAKGKFARDKSALEAICKDRGVAGVVIGLPLNMDGSAGPRAQASRSFARNLVQQDIGLGLPVLLWDERWSTTSAERDLIAQDLSRAKRAERIDSHAAAVILQGAIDRLAGGIL; encoded by the coding sequence ATGGCAACCCGCGCCCTGATCACCGAGAACGCCGCCGAATTCCGTGACGCGCTGCCCGATGGCGGTGTGCTGCTCGGCCTCGACCTCGGCACCAAGACCATCGGCATTGCCACATGCGATGCCGGCTGGAGCTTTGCCACGGCGGGCAAGACCCTGGCCAAAGGCAAGTTCGCGCGCGACAAGTCGGCGCTGGAAGCGATTTGCAAGGATCGCGGTGTGGCGGGTGTCGTGATCGGCCTTCCGCTGAATATGGATGGCAGCGCCGGCCCGCGCGCGCAGGCAAGCCGCAGTTTTGCTCGCAACCTCGTCCAGCAGGACATCGGCCTCGGTCTGCCTGTATTGCTGTGGGATGAGCGCTGGTCCACAACAAGTGCGGAGCGCGATCTGATTGCGCAGGATCTCAGCCGAGCCAAACGCGCCGAGCGGATAGACAGCCACGCGGCTGCCGTCATCCTGCAAGGCGCGATCGATAGGCTGGCAGGCGGTATCCTTTAA
- a CDS encoding transposase, translating to MPRVIHCDDTSSCELGECIDALHEKGFNPWEEDSLLGAARWLRRLNNNREFLADLMVEELKRGPESSKVPGDYGPQTIMLSALGSEFYLRANLWPSRDEHMFRASGHSAFSYELPHDHNFDFLTVGYFGPGYASDYYEYDYEAVAGVVGEKANLRFVERATLSPGKLMHYRAHRDVHSQLPPESLSVSLNIMHAGGAQGWLDQYRFDVENDVIAGVVSSGGSEIFLRMAVGLGGEEARDLAHHFAGSHPSDRMRLVALEAQAGVLDGAAQDALWRAAECSGSRLIAREATRRRAALELA from the coding sequence ATGCCCCGCGTAATCCATTGCGACGATACCTCATCGTGCGAGCTTGGCGAATGTATCGACGCGCTTCACGAAAAAGGGTTCAATCCCTGGGAAGAAGACAGCCTGCTGGGCGCAGCGCGCTGGCTTCGCAGGCTCAATAACAATCGCGAATTTCTCGCCGATTTGATGGTGGAGGAACTGAAGCGCGGGCCGGAAAGCTCGAAAGTGCCGGGGGACTACGGCCCCCAAACCATCATGCTCTCGGCTCTCGGCAGCGAATTCTATCTGCGCGCCAATCTCTGGCCGAGCCGGGATGAACACATGTTCCGCGCATCGGGCCATTCCGCTTTCTCTTACGAGCTGCCGCATGACCATAATTTCGATTTTTTAACTGTCGGATATTTCGGGCCTGGTTATGCCAGTGATTATTACGAATATGATTATGAAGCCGTGGCGGGCGTTGTGGGAGAAAAGGCCAATCTGCGCTTCGTGGAACGCGCGACGCTCTCCCCCGGAAAGCTGATGCATTACCGCGCACATCGCGATGTACATTCGCAATTGCCGCCGGAAAGCCTCTCGGTTTCGCTCAACATCATGCATGCCGGCGGGGCACAAGGGTGGCTCGATCAGTATCGCTTCGATGTCGAGAATGATGTGATTGCCGGAGTGGTGAGTTCTGGCGGCAGTGAGATTTTCCTCCGCATGGCGGTCGGGCTGGGGGGCGAGGAGGCGCGCGATCTTGCGCACCACTTCGCCGGGTCGCACCCTAGCGACCGCATGCGGTTGGTAGCGCTGGAAGCGCAGGCGGGGGTGCTTGATGGCGCTGCTCAGGATGCACTTTGGCGCGCGGCGGAATGTTCCGGCAGCCGCTTGATCGCGAGAGAAGCCACACGGCGCAGAGCGGCGCTCGAACTGGCTTAA
- a CDS encoding precorrin-2 dehydrogenase/sirohydrochlorin ferrochelatase family protein: MQSLPLFHQLTGKPVIVLGEGDMAEPKRRLVERAGAHIITDMQTGIDEGARIAFVAHDDAAMCEADAIRLRCAGLLVNVVDRPDLCDFTTPSILDRDPVLVAVGTGGASAGLAKQLRLRLEKLLPADLGQLAERLFGARDAIKARFPAMPDRRRALDDAMREGGPLDPLREGGPARLDDWLEGADEVTSSQRITFTLTSDDPEDLTLRQARLLGSADAIIADPAIPAEILARARADAQRFFQPFEGSEPDGLVIVLNIEKLQ, translated from the coding sequence ATGCAGTCGCTCCCGCTCTTCCACCAGCTGACCGGCAAGCCGGTGATCGTTCTGGGTGAAGGCGATATGGCCGAGCCAAAGCGGCGTTTGGTCGAGCGGGCTGGCGCGCATATCATCACCGATATGCAGACCGGCATAGATGAAGGCGCTCGGATAGCCTTCGTCGCGCATGATGACGCGGCCATGTGCGAAGCCGATGCGATCCGCCTGCGGTGTGCCGGGCTCCTCGTCAATGTCGTCGACCGGCCTGATCTGTGCGATTTCACGACGCCAAGCATACTTGATCGCGATCCCGTGCTCGTGGCGGTGGGGACGGGTGGGGCATCGGCGGGGCTTGCCAAGCAATTGCGCCTGCGCCTCGAAAAGCTTCTTCCCGCCGATCTTGGCCAGCTCGCCGAGAGATTGTTCGGCGCGCGCGATGCGATCAAGGCGCGCTTTCCTGCCATGCCAGACCGGCGCCGCGCGCTGGACGATGCGATGCGCGAAGGCGGGCCGCTAGATCCCCTGCGCGAAGGTGGGCCTGCCCGGCTGGATGACTGGCTCGAAGGGGCTGACGAAGTCACGTCATCGCAGAGGATCACTTTCACACTCACCAGTGATGATCCCGAGGATCTGACGCTGCGTCAGGCTCGGCTCCTTGGCAGCGCAGATGCGATCATAGCTGATCCTGCGATTCCTGCCGAAATTCTCGCCCGTGCCAGGGCTGATGCGCAGCGTTTTTTCCAACCTTTTGAGGGCTCTGAGCCTGACGGTCTGGTGATTGTACTCAATATAGAAAAATTACAATAA
- the lysA gene encoding diaminopimelate decarboxylase, with protein sequence MDHFQIRNGELYAEDVPLSRIADEVGTPVYVYSRATFERHARVFKEALSDLEKPPHIAFAVKSNPNLAVLKLLSREGYGADVVSGGELARAMQAGMPASDIVFSGVGKTDAELVQGLDAGIGQFNIESGEEGRELAAIAAARGKVARCALRVNPDVDAGTHDKISTGKADNKFGVPIGRAPELFAELSALPGLELRGLAVHIGSQLSELTPLELAFEKLGAMLSRLRAAGHTITHMDLGGGLGVPYRKGEVPPSPAQYGAMVARITKGWDVTLMFEPGRVIAGNAGVLLTRVIRVKKGLNHPFVIVDAAMNDLARPALYGAWHDFDAVKPSGERMMANIVGPICETGDTFAMDRETDVLASGDLAVFRTAGAYGATMASSYNSRGFVAEVMVDGSDYAVVADRILPGDIADAERVPDFLLS encoded by the coding sequence TTGGACCATTTTCAGATCCGCAATGGCGAGCTGTACGCCGAGGATGTGCCACTGTCGCGCATCGCAGACGAGGTGGGCACACCTGTCTACGTCTATTCGCGCGCGACTTTCGAGCGCCATGCAAGAGTGTTCAAAGAGGCGCTGAGCGACCTTGAGAAACCGCCGCACATCGCCTTTGCGGTGAAGAGCAATCCCAACCTCGCGGTTCTTAAATTGCTCAGCCGCGAAGGATATGGGGCGGACGTGGTGTCCGGCGGTGAATTGGCGCGCGCGATGCAGGCGGGCATGCCGGCAAGCGACATCGTGTTCTCCGGCGTCGGCAAGACCGATGCCGAGCTGGTTCAGGGGCTCGACGCTGGCATCGGCCAGTTCAACATTGAATCGGGCGAAGAAGGGCGCGAGCTTGCGGCCATTGCGGCTGCGCGCGGGAAAGTTGCGCGCTGCGCTTTGCGCGTGAACCCGGATGTCGACGCGGGCACGCATGACAAGATTTCGACCGGCAAGGCGGACAACAAATTCGGTGTTCCCATCGGCCGCGCGCCGGAACTGTTTGCCGAGCTCTCGGCGCTCCCCGGTCTCGAATTGCGCGGTCTTGCGGTGCATATCGGCAGCCAGCTGTCAGAACTCACGCCGCTGGAACTGGCCTTCGAAAAGCTCGGTGCCATGCTGTCTCGCCTGCGAGCTGCGGGGCACACGATCACGCATATGGACCTCGGCGGGGGTCTTGGCGTGCCCTATCGAAAAGGCGAAGTGCCGCCGTCTCCCGCTCAATATGGCGCAATGGTCGCGCGCATCACGAAAGGCTGGGATGTTACGCTGATGTTCGAGCCGGGGCGTGTGATCGCGGGCAATGCGGGCGTGCTGCTGACCCGCGTGATTCGCGTGAAGAAAGGCCTCAACCACCCCTTCGTGATCGTCGATGCGGCGATGAACGATCTGGCGCGGCCTGCGCTCTACGGTGCATGGCACGATTTCGATGCGGTCAAGCCTTCGGGCGAGCGGATGATGGCCAATATCGTCGGCCCGATCTGTGAGACCGGGGACACTTTCGCAATGGACCGGGAGACCGACGTGCTGGCATCGGGCGATCTCGCCGTGTTCCGGACCGCCGGGGCCTATGGCGCGACCATGGCCAGCAGTTACAACTCGCGCGGATTCGTGGCTGAAGTGATGGTCGATGGCAGCGATTATGCCGTGGTCGCCGATCGCATCCTGCCCGGCGATATCGCCGATGCCGAACGCGTGCCGGACTTCCTGCTTAGCTAG
- the lptM gene encoding LPS translocon maturation chaperone LptM: protein MKRIPITFALAAALAACGQRAPLEPAAGETLPPPPYGVSEPLTAEELLETDPQAVPERSVELRRESEEREDDPFDLPPES from the coding sequence ATGAAGCGTATCCCTATCACCTTTGCTCTTGCTGCTGCACTTGCGGCATGCGGGCAGCGCGCGCCCCTTGAACCCGCTGCTGGCGAAACCCTTCCGCCGCCTCCTTACGGTGTGAGCGAGCCGCTGACCGCGGAGGAATTGCTCGAAACCGATCCCCAGGCTGTCCCGGAACGCAGTGTCGAGCTACGCCGCGAAAGCGAAGAGCGTGAGGACGATCCTTTCGATCTTCCGCCAGAAAGCTAA